Sequence from the Cervus elaphus chromosome 19, mCerEla1.1, whole genome shotgun sequence genome:
ACacagccacaagaaaaagaagattcGGACGTCACCCACCTTCCGGTGGCCCAAAACACTGCGGCTCAGAAGGCAGTCCAAATATCCTCGGAAGAGCGCCCCTAGGAGAAACAAACTTGACCACTATGCCATCATCAAATTCCCCCTCACCACTGAGTCAGCCATGAAGAATACAGAAGACAACAACACACTGGTATTCATTGTGGATGTCAAGGCCAACAAGCACCAAATTAAACAGGCTGTGAAGAAGCTCTATGACATTGATGTGGCTAAGGTCAATACTCTGATCAGGCTtgatggagagaagaaggcaTATGTTCGACTGGCTCCTGACTATGATGCTTTGGATGTTGCCAACAAAATTGGGATCATCTAAACTGAGTCCAGTTGGCTAATTCCAAATCTAAAAGTTTTcactatgtaaaaataaataaataaaataaaataccataaaaCTTTACTAAAGGACATAGAAGAGGTCTTGAATAAACAGTTATCTTGCTCCTGTGTGGGAAAATGTTATTTGGAGGGATGTGCAACCTGTCCATATTTATCTGTAAATTGACCTCAGTCCTTTCCAAAAAGACAAGGAGCTGTTCTAAGGAACAATAAGCTGATTCTAATATTCATCAGGAAGATGAAATGCATAAGAAGAGCCaaggaaaatttgaaaaagagaaaaaaagaagacatgccTTACCAAGGAGCAAATGTTACTTTATGTCATGATAATTAAAACTCTGCAGCTATGGCAAAGGAATAGACAAAGATCAGAAAAACAGACTAAGGAGGAGAGACAGGGGATTCTGGGATGACAGAAGCTTAATGTGTCTCCTTTCCCGACATACGATGTTAGTTCCTACCCCACCCATCACTTCTGAGTGAAGCAGCAGGCAGGCAAGTGTCTGGAGGGAAAAGGCTGGATAGCTGATGTGGGATTTACTCCCTCTGAAGAGCCCAGGATGAGATTCTGAAGGAAGCATCACCCCAGCCTGCTGCACATGTTCCAGACTCTCTGACCTCCCTCCCTAAAGCTAAGGAGGAATAGGGCAGGGGAGCCGAGGGTGTTCCTGTGAGACCCGGGGCAGAGGCCTCTCCTGCTGCCTCAGCAGGGGACTGACCTGTCTGCCTGCTCTTACACAACCCGGTCTGTTGTTCAGCCATTGAGCCACAGGGGTCAGGGAAAGATAGGAAACAACACACTCAAGAACGCagaggtgggatgatttgagagaatagcattgaaacatgtatattataatatgtgaaatagatcttctgtccaggtttgatgcatgagacagggtgctcagggctggtgcactgggatgatcttGAGAATtaggaaggggaggaaggtgggagggggtttcaggatggggaacacatgtacacccataactgattcatgtcaattaagtatggcaaaaaaaactacaatattgtaaagtaattaacctccaattaaaaaaaaaaaaaaaagaacatggaggCCACAAGGAGAGGAAAACCCAGAACAGGTTTCCAAAGAGCCACCAGAGGAGACAGAGGACaacttcaacaacaaaaacagcaacaaaaagagcCCAGTGAAGTTGCCCAGTAACAGAAATCATGCttttttaaccaaaaattatTTACAGAATCATTTAAATGAATGATTTAAGGGAAAAGACAGATTTGAGACTCAATTAGTGGcctgaaagaaaaatgtgtgagaaatatTACAAACCACAGGGGATAACACAAAGAAATTGAAATCATGGAGGATAATATGAGATTTTGAGGGCAGGTCTAggagagcttcagttcagttcagttcagtcgctcagtcatgtctgactctttgtgaccccatgaaccacagcacgccaagcctccctgtccatcaccaactcctgcagtttactcaaactcatgtccattgagtaggtaatgccctccaaccatctcatcctctgtcgcccccttctcctcccgccttcaatctttcccagcatcagggtcttttctaatgagtcagctgtttgcatcaggtggccgaagtattggagtttcagcttcaacatcagtccttcagtgaacattcaggactgacttcctttaggatggactggttggatctccttgcagtccaagggactctcaagagtcttctccaacaccacagttcaaaagcatcaattcttcggcactcagctttctttatagtttaactctcacatccatagatgactattggaaaaaccatagcctttgactagacggacatttgttggcaaagtaatgtctctgctttttagtatgctgtctaggttagccataacttttcttccaaggagtaagtgtcttttaatttcatgactgcagtcaccatctgtagtgatttggagcccccaaaaataaagtctgctactgtttccactgtttcttcatctatttgccgtgaagtgatgggactggatgccatgatcttagttttctgaatgttgagctttaagccaactttttcactctcctctttcacttgttcttcactttctgccataagggtggtgtcatctgcatatctgaggttattgatatttctcccggcaatcttgattccagcttgtgcttcttccagcccagcgtttctcatgatgtgctctgcatagaagttaaataagcagggtaacaatatatagcctgacgtactccttttcctatttggaaccagtctgttgttccatgtccagttctaactgttgcttcctgacctgcatacaggtttgtcaagaggcaggtcaggtggtctggtattcccatctctttcaaatttttccacagtttattgtgatccacacagtcaaaggctttgagcTTACATGGGACTAATTAAGTCCAGGTCCCAGATGACAAAAAGGATAGAATGAGATGGTGGAATAACATCTACAGACTTCTGGGGTCAAGGACAGCAGTCCAACAGTCCTATACCTAACCAAGGCATCAATCACCCACagaagttaatatatatatatgtacatatatctatatacatatgtatatttacaaaTATGCAAATATCCAAGAATTATAGCACTCGCTGAAGAAAATAGTTTGAAAGATCAATCAAGTGAGttacagaagagaaagaacaggGGTGAGCAACAAATCatgtttccttatattttttaatacatatacacatgtatgtatacatatgcatgctaagtggcttcagtcatgtccgactctttgtgaccccatggactgtagccctccaggctcttctgtccataagcTTCtcaaggctagaatactggagtgggttgccatgctctcctccaagggatcttcctgacccaggaatcaaacccacgtctcttatgtctcctgcattggcagcagctagtgccacttgtttgttcatatatatatatacacctgctTacctatatgtacacacacatatgtgtatgtatatgtgtgttgatttatatatacatatagttcaGTATAAATGGATAACAAGAGCCTGGAACTGTGTAATGCTGAAAGGATTCTTAAAATAGAGGTGAAATGCTGCAAGGATAATTCTAATAAGATCTAGAAAGAAAAGTGCTGTGCTATTCAGCAAAACCtaggtgctgggggcagggcatGCAGAATGAAAGCCTTCCAGAGGCTCTTGGgataaggagaagaaaatggggaaagcAGAAGTATTCTAAATATCTAAGTAGAAGAATGAAGAAGCACCTAAGTGGGAGAAATAGTAGGGGGATAGAGTATCTAAGTGGGAGAAATAATATCTCATTTTCTAATAATAATTAAAGAGTTTGATATTAACACcagaaaaggaaaggggagatAACCATTAATGAGATGGAAAGATTGCAGGAAACTCCCGTTTTAATAAGAGTAGAGAGGAAAAGCAATTTGAGCAAGCTAGTAAaattaaggagaaagaaaaaatcataacAAACTTAAGGTAAGCCAGAAGAAATTAAATCAGGTTTCATAGCTGTTACACAAAGCGTGAATGAACTGAATTCTCTCTTTACAAAATATAATCTATACACTGggctaaaaaggaaaacaaagcaaaaacccaAACTCTATCTTAAAGCTGCTTGTAAGAAACATACcttaaacaaaatgataaaaaaaaagttaaaagtccAGGAATAGGTCTACGTAGATAGGAAATTTTTCTATTTGATAAAAGTGGTATTTCACATCATCAAAGAATAGATAGATTTCATAAAGAATGTTGTGACAATTAGACACgtatttggaaaattcaaaattgcctcaaaaagaaaaaatagcaaattaGACACTCTCAAGACAAAAGATAAACAACAGATTCAGAGGAAATATT
This genomic interval carries:
- the LOC122675851 gene encoding 60S ribosomal protein L23a-like, with amino-acid sequence MRMAPKAKKEAPAPPKDEAKAKALKAKEAVLKGVHSHKKKKIRTSPTFRWPKTLRLRRQSKYPRKSAPRRNKLDHYAIIKFPLTTESAMKNTEDNNTLVFIVDVKANKHQIKQAVKKLYDIDVAKVNTLIRLDGEKKAYVRLAPDYDALDVANKIGII